A window of Micrococcus endophyticus contains these coding sequences:
- the pgsA gene encoding phosphatidylinositol phosphate synthase produces the protein MLDRHARGATTRVFTPVARALLHAGVSPDAVTVVGTLGVSLGALVLFPLGELFWGTLFITAFVFSDLVDGIMAREAGTTGRWGAFLDSTLDRVQDAAVFLGLSLWGFGVGGEPAVGTLAAVCLALGMLVSYVRAKAEALGLTANVGIAERAERLVAALVLAGLTGLGLPPAFLAATLGLLAAASLVTVGQRVSAVRRQTRRAA, from the coding sequence ATGCTGGACCGTCACGCGCGCGGGGCCACCACCCGCGTCTTCACGCCGGTGGCCCGCGCCCTCCTCCACGCGGGGGTGAGCCCGGACGCCGTCACCGTGGTCGGCACGCTCGGCGTGAGCCTCGGCGCGCTCGTCCTGTTCCCCCTGGGCGAGCTCTTCTGGGGCACCCTGTTCATCACGGCGTTCGTGTTCTCGGACCTGGTGGACGGGATCATGGCCCGCGAGGCCGGGACCACGGGCCGCTGGGGCGCGTTCCTGGACTCCACCCTGGACCGGGTGCAGGACGCCGCGGTGTTCCTCGGCCTGAGCCTGTGGGGCTTCGGGGTCGGCGGCGAGCCGGCGGTGGGCACGCTCGCGGCGGTCTGCCTCGCCCTCGGCATGCTCGTGTCCTACGTGCGCGCCAAGGCCGAGGCCCTCGGCCTCACGGCCAACGTGGGCATCGCCGAGCGCGCCGAACGCCTCGTGGCCGCGCTCGTGCTCGCCGGCCTCACCGGGCTCGGCCTGCCCCCTGCCTTCCTGGCCGCCACCCTCGGGCTGCTCGCCGCGGCCTCCCTCGTCACCGTCGGTCAGCGCGTGTCTGCCGTGCGCCGCCAGACGCGGCGCGCGGCCTGA
- a CDS encoding HIT domain-containing protein, which yields MTRPEASDADARDLARASADASATDGFALPGAPDAFERFWNAHRMAYVTQGSDQVKDEHTCPFCAAPQRSDGESLIVHRGRTAYVVLNLYPYNPGHLLVCPYRHVPLYTDTTAEEAAEMAELTQTAMLALGHATRAAGYNLGMNQGSVAGAGIAAHLHQHVVPRWTGDGNFLPIIARTKNMSQTLGETREILAGVWDEAAADHARRQEANARAAAERAGRGDEDRP from the coding sequence GTGACCAGGCCCGAGGCCTCGGACGCCGACGCGCGCGACCTCGCCCGCGCGTCGGCGGACGCGTCCGCCACGGACGGGTTCGCGTTGCCCGGCGCCCCGGACGCATTCGAGCGGTTCTGGAACGCCCACCGGATGGCGTACGTCACCCAGGGCTCGGACCAGGTGAAGGACGAGCACACCTGCCCGTTCTGCGCCGCCCCGCAGCGCTCGGACGGGGAGTCCCTGATCGTCCACCGCGGGCGCACGGCGTACGTGGTGCTGAACCTGTACCCGTACAACCCCGGCCACCTGCTCGTCTGCCCGTACCGCCACGTGCCCCTGTACACGGACACCACGGCGGAGGAGGCCGCCGAGATGGCGGAGCTGACGCAGACCGCCATGCTCGCCCTCGGGCACGCCACCCGGGCCGCCGGCTACAACCTGGGCATGAACCAGGGCTCCGTCGCCGGCGCGGGCATCGCCGCCCACCTCCACCAGCACGTCGTGCCCCGGTGGACGGGCGACGGCAACTTCCTGCCGATCATCGCCCGGACCAAGAACATGTCGCAGACCCTCGGCGAGACCCGCGAGATCCTCGCCGGGGTCTGGGACGAGGCGGCGGCGGACCACGCGCGGCGCCAGGAGGCGAACGCGCGGGCCGCGGCCGAGCGCGCCGGCCGGGGGGACGAGGACCGCCCCTGA